CGATCGAGACCCGGACCATCAAAGGTGAGGACAAGATCTACCTGGTCCTGAAGGTCGCCCAGGGCGATCTGACCGTTCGGGTCCCCGCGGAGAACGCCGAGTACGTCGGCGTGCGCGACGTCGTCGGCGCCGACGGCCTCGAGCGCGTGTTCGAGATCCTCAAGGCGCCGCACACCGAGGAGCCGACCAACTGGTCCCGGCGGTACAAGGCGAACGTCGAGAAGATCGCCTCCGGCGACGTCAACAAGGTGGCCGAGGTGGTGCGCGACCTGTGGCGGCGCGATCGCGAGCGCGGGCTGTCGGCCGGTGAGAAGCGGATGCTGGCCAAGGCCCGCCAGATCCTGGTGAGCGAGCTGGCGCTCGCGGAGCACACCAACGAGGACAAGGCAGAAGCCCTGCTCGACGAGGTCCTCAGCGGCTGATTCGTCCGGGTTCGGACCCTCCTGATACCGGTCCGCCGAATGGGTGAAGTCTCCCGGTGGTCCGGTCGAGACAAACAGGTGTGAAGCCAGGTTGGTCCCCGCGTGCCCGAGGACGGGCACCGTCGGGCTTGATCGAGATCCTTCGGTTGCTCACCGTCGTGTTCTTCGCCGGCCTGGGCTATGAGGCCGGGCACCTGCTGACCAGCCACGGTCACGGCGCCGTCCTCGGGCCCTTCGGCGAGGTCGGTGTCGGGCTCATCGTCGGCTCCGGGGTCGGCTACGTCGTGGGTGGTGTCTTCGGGCGAAGCGCCGCGCAGACCGCGCACCGGACCGAGGCCGCCCTGCGCGACGTCTCGGCCGACACCCTCATCGCCGGCGGCTTCGGCGCGCTCGGCGGCGCAGCGCTCGGCGCCGCGTTCGGCTGGCCGCTGTTCTTCATCCCGCAGACGCTGGTCGCGATCGCGCTGTTCGGCATCGTCATCGTCCTGGTCAGCTACACCGGCTTCCGCATCGGTGCCGGCAAGCGCGACGAGGTCCTCGCGGTGATCGGGCCGCGTACCGGCGTCGCGCCGCGACGGCAGGCCGCGAGCGCCTCCGACAAGGTGATCGACACCTCGGTGGCGATCGACGCGCGGATCCTCGACGTGGTCCGGGCCGGCTTCCTGCACGGCCGCATGATCGTGATCCAGCCCGTGCTCGACGAGCTCCAGCGGCTGGCCGACTCGGCCGATCCGCTGCGTCGCGCCCGCGGTCGCCGCGGCCTCGACGTGCTCGAGTCGCTACGCCGCGAGTCGCACGTCGATCTCGTGGTCGCGGATGACAGCCAGCCGGACGTCGACGAGGTGGATGCGAAGCTCGTGCGCACCTGCCTCGACAACGACCAGGCGTTGCTGACCCTCGACAGCAACCTCGCGAAGGTGGCCACGCTCACCGGTGTGCAGGTGCTCAACCTGCACGCGCTCTCGCTGGCGCTACGCCCGCCGGTCATCGTCGGCGAGGACGTCGTGGTGCAGCTGATCAAGCCGGGCCGCGAGCCGGGGCAGGCAGTGGGATACCTCGACGACGGCACGATGGTCGTGGTCGAACGCGCCAAGGCGCTGGTAGGTAAAGATGTCACCGTGCGAGTGACCAGCGTGGTGATCACGGCCAACGGCCGCTTGGTCTTCGCGCACGTCAGCAGTTCGCGCGCTGCGTCTGCCCCCGCCACCGCATGACGGCCGCCGACGGCGTCGTACCGCTGAGCAGTGCGCTGCCCGCGATCCCGCGGATCGGGGTGGGTGTCGACGTGCATCCCTTCTCGCCCGGCCGCACCCTGATGCTGGCCTGCCTGCTCTGGCCCGGCGAGCACGGCCTGACCGGGCACTCGG
This region of Mycobacteriales bacterium genomic DNA includes:
- a CDS encoding CarD family transcriptional regulator, with the translated sequence MTFTVGETVVYPHHGAALIEAIETRTIKGEDKIYLVLKVAQGDLTVRVPAENAEYVGVRDVVGADGLERVFEILKAPHTEEPTNWSRRYKANVEKIASGDVNKVAEVVRDLWRRDRERGLSAGEKRMLAKARQILVSELALAEHTNEDKAEALLDEVLSG